The following is a genomic window from Plectropomus leopardus isolate mb unplaced genomic scaffold, YSFRI_Pleo_2.0 unplaced_scaffold12068, whole genome shotgun sequence.
agtgatgttttcagtttttttcacatttagaaaaataaaaatctgtttggAAAAGATCAGCTGACCGAAACGAACCAAAACCCAaatagagattttttaaaattttgtaagaatttgtaaaaaagctGAATTTGCGTCTCTGTCCGAGTGTGTGGACATGTCGGAGTCTCACCCTGCTCGCTGAGGGGGACGAGGCGGTACACCTTGTAGGGCTCGGAGATGTCCAGCTGTGCGCGCTCCATCACCTCCGAAAACTCTGGGCTCTTGTTGAGCGCGCAGCGCAGCCGGGTCTTCCAGGA
Proteins encoded in this region:
- the LOC121963671 gene encoding interferon regulatory factor 8-like, giving the protein MWDDDSKTMFRIPWKHAGKQDFRKDEDAAIFKAWAEFKGKLTDGDKDNPASWKTRLRCALNKSPEFSEVMERAQLDISEPYKVYRLVPLSEQGETPTCPHTRTETQIQLFYKFLQNFKKSLFGFWFVSVS